The genomic interval TGATCCATTGATTCAACAAGCGCTTCTGGAATATCCCTTTGATGTGCAAATTGACCATGCTAAACATTTAGCTAATAAATCAATCAAAAAGGAAAAAGCTATTTCAGAACGGGCTTTGCAACAAAAGCTTGAGCATATGTTAAGCCGCAAAGGGTTTTCGCGCGATGTGATTGTCATTGCCCTAGAAGGCGTAACGATTGAAAAAGATGAGCAAGAAGAGTGGGATTCTTTATGCTATCAGGCGGAAAAAATCATTCGTCGCTACCGCGCTTATGAAGGTTTTTTATTTCAACAAAAAGTTAAGCAAGCATTATTCCGCAAAGGGTTTTCACTTGAATTAATTGAGCGTTATTTAAACGAATTAGAAGGCGAGTAAAAATAGCCAAACGTTCATTTTTTCGTTAATATGGAATGGAACGAATTCAATAATTAAGGGGTCATATAGATGAATGATGTAAGATACAGCTTGATGTCACCATATGAATTGCAGCAAGAAATTGCAACATTGACTGAAAAGGCTCGAAAAGCAGAGCAGTTAGGCATGGAAAATGAGTATGCCGTATTAGAAAGAAAAGCAACTATGGCGAAAGCCTATTTATTAAATCCAGATGATTTTAAACCGGGGGAAATTTATCAAATTGAAGGAGACCCTGGTGTTTATTTTAAAATTGATTATATG from Peribacillus asahii carries:
- a CDS encoding YfhH family protein — its product is MNDVRYSLMSPYELQQEIATLTEKARKAEQLGMENEYAVLERKATMAKAYLLNPDDFKPGEIYQIEGDPGVYFKIDYMNGVFAWGYRLGGHGKEEALPISMLK